The window TGCGTCTGCCCGACGATCTCGTCCCGCGCTACGCTCGCCTGGCGGCCTTCTGGTCTTCGCAGCAGGTTGCAGAGCTGCAGGCCGACATTGCGGCCGATCGTGTTCCGCCGATCGACGCAAAGAAGCGCGTCGCCGAAGCCATCGTGGCGAAGTATCACGGCGCCGACGCCGCCCGCACTGCACGCGAGCGCTTCGAGCAGACCGTTCAGCGCCGCGAGCTTCCGTCCGAGATGCCGACACTCGCAGCCGGCGCCGACCGCAAGCTCGTAGATTTGATCGTGCGGGCCGGATTTGCGGATAGCAAACGTGCGGCCGAGAGGCTCATCGCTCAAGGCGGTGTGCGCATTGACGGAAATGCGGTCAGCGACCCTGCCCTAGGACTCGACTCGAGAGAAAGCTTCGTCTTGTCGGTCGGGGCGCGCCGGTTTGTGCGCGTCGTGCGCTAGCGGATCCGCTCCGCCAAGTCACTGACCTCGTTTGCCGACAGTTTCCAGACGCGCTTGCAGAATTCGCAGGTCGCCTCCGTCGTCGGCTGTTCCTGCGCGATTTTGACCAGCTCATCGTGACCGAGTCCGAGAAGTGCGGTCTCGACCTTTTCGCGCGTGCAACGGCAGGCGAAGATTACGTCGTACTCGCGTTGACGCTTCGTGGGCATCCCGGCGGCAATGCGCTCGATCATGGCTTCGGGTTCAGCTCCGGCCAGGATCTGCGACGTGATCGCGTCCATCGCGTTGGCATTGTACTCGAGCCGCCCGATCGTTTCGTCGTCGGCGCCCGGGAGAACGTGCGCGATGACGCCACCCGCCGCACGCACGCCGGACTGATCGAGATGTACGCCGACCGCGACGACGCTCGGCACTTGTTCCGAGTATGCGAAGTACGCCGCAACGTCGGAGGCGATCTCGCCTGTGATGAGGTTCACTATACCGGTGTAGGGCTGACCAACTTCGTATGATTTAGTTACAAGCAGTTTGCCGCGCCCGACAAGCTCTGCGACGTTGAATCGTCCGTCGCTTGTCGGCGGAACGTCGGCTTTGGGATGATGCGCGTACGCTCGTGCGCCAACCGTATGGTCAGGAAGCATCATAACCTCAGCGACGATGCCGCCGATCGTGCCGCTGCCTGACACTTGTAAAGAAAGCCGCTCGCGTCCCTTGAGATTGGCACCGACAAGGGCCGCGGCAGTGACGAGACGACCGATCGCGACCGAAGCTGTTGGGGATGTGTCGTGACGCTTGCGCGTCTCGGCAACGAGCTGTGTTGTGATCCCAGCGACCAGGGCAACGGTTCCGTCCGCTGCGCTTGCCGTAACGAGTCGGTCGCGCACTTTTCTTTGTTTCGAAGGCGACGTCAAAAAGCCCGCAGGGCAGGAGCGCCCACGCACGCTTCGTATACGACTCAGGCGGAGCGCGGGGTACGTCGCGAAGCGTTCATCGTCACGGCGTGTTAGGAGTTGTCAGTTGACGAAAGCCGATCTCATCGATTCACTTTCCGGCGAGTTCGAAGTTTCCAAACGCAAAGTCGGCGACATGATTGACAAGCTGCTCGAAGAGATTACGAGCGCGCTCAAAGCCGGCGACAAAGTTCAATTGATTCCGTTCGGAAGTTTTGTGATTCGCGAACGTCGCCGCCGCGAAGGACGCAATCCGAAAACGGGTGAGGCAATCGTTATTCCCGCGCGTCGCGTTCCGGCATTTCAGCCCGGCAAGTCCCTCCGCGAAGCGGTCGGCGGCGTTCGCCGCAAAGCGGTCGCGTCCAACGGGAAAGCCGCCGCAAAGTAAGGGGAACTCGGCCGTTCATCGCGTAGGCTCGCCTACGCGGGCGGTAGCGCAGCTTGGTAGCGCACCAGTCTGGGGGACTGGGGGCCGCAGGTTCAAATCCTGTCCGCCCGACCATCTTGGGAAGAGCCCGCAAGCATGCGGGCTCTTTCGCTGTCCCTCGACTTCGCTCGGGATGACAAGAGGAGGGAAGCACGAAGCGCCGGGGCATGACGCCGGAACAAATCCGAGAAGGCTTTCTCAAGAGGCGCTACATTGCCGGCGACGAGTTCACGACGGCATTTCAGCTGATGCTCGCGCTCGAAAAGCCGCTCCTGATCGAAGGGCCGGCCGGCGTCGGTAAGACCGAGAGTGCGAAAGTGCTCGCGGACGTCCTTGGCACGAAGCTGATCCGTCTGCAGTGCTACGAAGGCCTCGACGCCGCCAGCACGTTGTACGAGTGGAATTATCCCAAGCAGCTCCTGCGCATTCGCTTGACGGAAAACGAAGACGTGTCCGCCGATGCGCGCGAGGCTCAGATCTTCGGCGAAGAGTTCATGCTGCGACGTCCGCTGCTCGAGGCGATTTTACAAGATCGGGCTCCGGTGCTCTTGATCGATGAGATCGATCGGTCCGACGAAGCCTTCGAAGCGTTTCTGCTCGAAGTGCTCGGCGAATTTCAAGTCACGATTCCCGAGCTCGGGACCGTTCGCGCAAAAGAGCGCCCGGCCGTCATCATTACCTCAAACCGGATGCGCGAGCTTTCCGACGCGCTGCGGCGGCGTTGCCTCTACCTATGGCTCGATTACCCCGACTTCGAGCGCGAGATTCAGATTCTCACGACACGCATTCCCGATATCGACGCTCGTCTCGCAAAGCAGATCGCAACGTTCATGCGCTTCCTGCGCGATCAACCGCTCCAGAAAGTCCCGGGCGTTGCGGAAGCGCTCGATTGGGGGATGGCGCTCGTCAAGCTGCACCGCAGCGCACTCGACGAAGCCACGCTCGAGCTTACGCGCGGCTGCGTCATCAAAGTACAGGAAGACTGGGAATTTCTGCGTTCACATCGCGACCGTTATCTCTCCGCGCTTGGAGCCTGATTCCGGAACGCTGAGCGGACGGGTAACGGTTTTTTGCCGCTATCTTCGCGAACGTGGATTTCGCATCGGGATCGGCGAGACGCAAGATGCTTTGCGTGCGATCGAGACTACCGGCGTCGAGGATCGCGCGCGATTTCGAGCGGGTTTGCGCGCGGTCATCTGCGGCAAGCGCGGCGAACTTCTCATCTTCGATCAAGTCTTCGAAGCATTCTTTGGCGATCGCGAACTGCTCGAACGCGAATACCTGCGGCCCTCGCCGGAGGTCGAAGCCCTGCCCATACACGAGGATTGCGATCAAGACCGCAATCCGAATTGGGAGGCGCTCGTCGCAAAATACAGCGCCGCGGCCGGGCGCTCGGAGCCTCCGGCAATCGCGCGCGAACAAAGCGGCGACCTACAGCGTTCGGTCGATGCCCTCGTGCGCACCGTCGCGCTCGGACACTCGCGCAGATGGAGGCCGCAGGCCCGTGGTGAGCGCTTCGATTTGCGTGGAACCTTACGTGCGAGCTTGCACTCGGGTGGCGACCCGGTACGCGTGCGTCACCTCGGTCACCCGCGACGTAATCCACGCTTCATGCTCGTCATCGACGGCAGCCGATCGATGACGGAGCACGCTGAAAGGATTCTGCAATTTGCGCATGCGCTCGTACGCCGCAGCCGCCGTGCACGCGTCTTTGTATTCAGCACGGAGTTGCGTGAGATCACGCACGAGCTGCGCCGTTCGAAGCTGCCGGATCTCGGCGAAGCGTGGGGCGGCGGTACCCGCATCGGCGCGACCTTGCGACAGTTTGTGCGCAGGTTCGGCGCCTCGCTCAATGATGATACCGTGACGTTCGTATGCAGCGACGGTTTGGATTTCGGTTCGCCGGACGTGTTGGCTGAGGCCGCTGCTGAGTTGCACCGGCGCTCGGCGGCATTTATTTGGGTTAATCCTGACGCGGGCGTTCCGGGCTATGTTCCCGCGACGCTCGGGATGCGCGCCGTCTTACCGTTTACGAACGCGCTAGTCAGCACGACCGAGCTGCCGAAGCTCGCAACGATCGTGCGACGAGCGCTCTAGGTCTAGGGATTCCCCTCCTGCCAATTGACGTTGGGGAGTCCTTGACCATACGGGTTGCCCGTTCCGACCAATATCCAGATGGTCGTATGCGAGTAGATCGGAATCTGCGCGGGCAGTCCAAGGAAGGCCTGATACGTGCTCGATTGGGTCACGCATGGCGTGACGACGGTATTTACGCTCGTCGTTCCGCAAGCGGAGTATGAGTTGTAGTTTGCAGGTGTCGACGTGTAGATCTGAACGGGTCCGCTTAGCGGCCCGAAGCTGTTCGCGCTAAACGAGATTCCCCAAATGTCGAAGAAGGTTTGCAGCGTGAACGGTGATGCATAGTTGCACAACTGTGTCGGCGGATTGCCACTGGCAGCGCCGCAGTTCTGCGGAGTATTGTAGGCGGTCTCAACATGGATCATGCCGCTGTTGTCGTGCGCGTGCATGTCGTAGTAACAATCGGCGTAATAGCTCTGGTTCAGAACGCCGTTGATGTTATCGCTGGGTGGATCCGGATTGACCATGCCGACGCCGGCAGGTATGCCGAGCTCCTGTCCGTTGTAGAACACGCCCAAGAAGAAATGGACGTGATAGTCATTCGACATGGAGGCTGCGCACGGAACGCCGTCGACGACTCCATTGTTTACCGGGCCTTGGCCGCCACCGCTTGATGTAGCTCCCTGATCCCCCGGCTCGAGATTTCCGCCGTGCATGTAGCCGCGGCTATCGGGCGCCGTGTTGATGACGAGCAGCGGATTGACATTCCCATTCGTCTGGCCGTCCCCGACTTGAAGAGTCGTCGTCGAGGGCGTCGGCGTTGCTGGCGGCGGAGTCGGCGTTGGGGTTGGACTCGGCGTTGCGCCCTTCGGCGTCGCCGTTGGTGTTGGCGAGGGGGTTGCGCCGACGGGGGTCGGCGACGGCGTCGCACCTACCGGGGTTGCTGTAGGCGCAACGGTTGGAGCAACCGGATTTCCGGGTGCGCTCGGCGCGCTCGGAGTGCTTCCTCCTCCGCCGCCGCACGCAACGAGAAGTCCGATTCCGGCGACGAATGAAAATGCGGCAAGGATCTTCGATAGTTTTCGCATGGTCAGGTACAGCGTAGTCTGGCCTGGCGCAATCAACGAGTCGCTTGCAGCCCCATTTTTCTGGGACTTAAGAACCAAGCCAGCGCTACGGATCCCCTTCAACCCAATTGATATTGGGAAGGCCTGAACCCGACGATCCAGCTGGATTTGGTGTGCCGATGACAAACCAGTACACGGAGTGCGAATAGATCGGCTGCGCTTCGAGCTGTGAAAGCGAGCCGGTGTACGGCGCGTATGACGTCGACGTCGTAGAACACGGCACGATCACGTCGTTAGAGCTCGCTCCGCACGCTGAGTACGAGTTGTAGCCCGCAGGCGTCGTGTAGATAAGCACCGGGCCGGTCAGCGGGCCAAAGTTGGATGTCGTGACGTTGATGCCCCAGATGTCGAAGAATGTTTTCAACGTGTAGGGCGCGGCGTAGTTGCATTCTTGCGTCGGCGGATTTCCGCTGGCGGCACCGCAGAGTTGCGGGGTATTGTATGCCGTCTCGACGTGAATCATGCCGCTATCGTCGTGGACGTGCATGTCGTAATAGCAGGACGCAGTCCAGCTTTGATTCGGAACGGCTCCCGCCGTTGGCCCAGGCACCGGATTGCCGTTGTACACGTACTGATTGGGCGGATACGGGTCTACCATGCCAACGCCGGCTGGTACGGATACTTGTTGTCCGTTGTAGATAATGCCGACGAAGAAATGCACGTGGTAGTCGCCGGACATTGACGATGCGCACGGGATTCCGTCAACCGCGCTTCCTTGGCCGCCACCAGCCGATGTCGCGCCACTTTGTCCCGGCATGAGATTGCCACCGCCGCTATAGCTGTGCGTATTCTGCGCCGTCGAAATCAACAGCGATTGCGCGCTGCCGTTTGTCTCACCGTAGCCCACGCCGATCGTCGTCGCCGCCGGAGCCGGCGTCGACGTCGGACCTTGTGAGGGACCCGCCGGGTTCGATCCCCCCGGAGTGGTCGGCGCGCTCGAACCGCCGCCTCCTCCGCCGCAAGCGGTAAGGAGTGCGATTCCTATAGACAAGCCAAATGCAAGAAGAGACTTCGGCGGCTTTCGCATGGTTACCAGAGCGTAGTCCTAGCCGGAAGCGCGAGCGAGTCGCCGTTAGCCCTATATGCGTGGTAACAACAGGTCGTCGCGCGCGTGACTTTCGAACCAATACTCGGTGAAGGCGACACTCTATGCCGACGGCGGGTCTCGCGGAAATCCGGGGCCGGCGGCCTACGGAGCCGTGCTTTTCGATCAGGGCGGCGAGACGCTGTGCGAGGTCTCCGAGTTTATAGGAATCTCCACGAATAACGTCGCGGAGTGGTCCGGCCTGATCGCCGGCTTAGAGGCCGCGCTCGAGCTTGGTGTAGATGAGATCGAGGTCCGGCTGGATAGTGAGCTCGTGGTTCGGCAGCTTTCGGGAGCGTACCGCGTCAAACAACCGCACTTGATCCCGTTGCATGCGAAGGCCAAAACTCTGTTGCGCCGCTTTCCGTATGCGCACGTCGCGCACGTTCGTCGAGAGTTCAACAAAGAGGCGGACAAGCTCGTCAATCAGGTTCTCGACGCTCACAAGGGCAAGTAGCGCCCCATGAATCGCTCCCCGGTCATTCCCTTGGCAATCACCGTGCTCGCGATCGCATCGGTCGTGATTGGTTGGATGATTTATTGGCCCATCGAATCATCGCGCTATGCCGCCACCCGCACGGTTGAACGCTCGAAGTCAGTTATCCGCATGACATACACGGTGACGCACGAGCAGGGGCCGATTGCGCGCGAGAGCCTGACGTTCACCAACGTCAACGGCAAAGCCGAAGTCGCGTACGAAGGGATGAATCGTCCCGGCACCGCGATCGCCCGCTTTAAGCTGCCCGTCTCCGGGTTCACTGTTGCGTCTCTGTTCGGTGAAGCCGTGCACGACGGCGTCTGGGATCTGCGGACCATGCCGCCGCGCGGCGATACGACAACCTCGTACACGATCGCAATCTACCAGTTGACCGACAATCAAAGCGGCGGCCATACCTTCACATTCACGGATCCGCATTATTGGGCGACGACCGCCGGACATCAATACCATATTCATCTCGAGAAGGACAAACCGGTGCCGGATCTTCTGACGCTGCGCAGCACATCGCTTGCCGAGCCGCGCTACGGCTTGATCGTCCACGATTTTAAAGCGTTCGATCCTCCGGGGTTGCGCGCAACCTTGGCTGCAGCACGAGCAAAACTACGCGCAGCATAACGCTAACGTCCGTGGCGGCTGCGGTCCTGGGTGGAGCAGCGTACGCGGCGTATCAGGCGGTGCAGCATCCGCGGAGCAGATTTTTCGGGGACACGTTCACCGGTCTTGCGCCCGGGCGCCGGATCGTTGCATTGACGTTTGACGACGGACCCAACGGCGAGGACACGCGCGCCATTCTCGATGTGCTGGGCGAAGAAGACGTGCACGCGACGTTTTTTCTCGTTGGTAAAGCCGCAGCCGAGCAGCCCAAGACATTGCAGCGCATGGTTCGTGAGCGTCACGCCCTCGGAAATCATACGTGGGATCACGCGCACTTGAACCTACGCTCGCGAGCCGGCATCGCGCATCAACTTCAGCGAACCGACGACGCAATCTATGCGGCAACGGGGACGCGGACGTGGCTTGCGCGCCCGCCCTTCGGTGCGCGAAGCTTTCTTGTCCTCGATGAGCTGCAGCGCTTGGGCTATACGTGTGTCTTGTGGTCGACGCCGCTAGCGCGCGAGTGGGAATTTCCCGGCGCCGCTGCGATCGCTCGTCGAATCTTACAACGAAGCGGCGACGGATCGATCATCGCGCTCCATGACGGCAACCGGGGAAGGCGGGCAGATCGGCAGGACGTGGTGCAGGCCGTCCGCATGATCGTGCGGGGCCTGCGGCAACGCGGCCTTACGTTCGTAACGATTCCGCACATGCTTGCACTGGAGGCATTGCAATAGCGGGAGGTTTCCTGGGTACCGCAAAGACGCGACATGAAAATGCGTAGGCTCCTCACCGCACGACTCGATCTGATCCCGGTCGACGACGAAAACGCTCGGAATCTTTGGCGCGTCCTGCAGCAGCCGAACCTGCGCGAGTTCCAAGATATTCCGCGCATCTCAGTCGAGGAATTCGAGCGGCAGGTGCGCACGCGTCCTACTCGCTTCGGTCCAGGTGCAATCGGGCGATTTGAATGGCTGATTCGCGAGCGGCAGAGCGGTGCCGACGCTGGGTGGGTTTCGGTGCGCATCAACGATCGCACGCGCGACCATGCCGAGCTGGGGTACAGTTTGCTCACCACCGCGCGTCGCAAAGGCTATGCGCGGGAAGCGCTACGTGCTTTGGTCGACGAGATTTTTGCCGTGACGGAATTGGCTGAGTTGCACGCCTGCACCGTACCCGAAAACCTTTCGTCGCGGCGTGTGCTCGAAGGCTTGGGCTTCACGGAGACGCGGCTGCTTCATGGCGGAGCCCTCGTGCGGAACCGGCGCGTCGACATCATCCTCTATATCTTCACGCGCGCGCAACAGCTCGAAGAGCTCAAATCGCGGCAACGGGTCGTCGGTTAAGGGGCAGCCGACCGGGAAAAAGGTGGTCATGATCCTCAGGCTGACCACGCTGCTCGCGCTGGCTTCGATCTTGTCCTCGTGTGGCGTCGCTCACACGCCGGAACGCCTTGCGGATCTAACGACGCGCGCGCTCTACGAGGACAATCATGACGCCGCCGTCGCCAATTTCGATGAGCGCTTAAAGTTGCGCGTCACACGCGAACAGGTCGGCGCGATCTCGGATCAGATGCACTCCCTCGGCCGTTATAAGGGTCTGAGCACGCTCCACGCCGACGATCCCGGGCGTTTTCGATACAAGGCGAACTTCGACCGCGGAACCATGATCGTCATGGTGATGATAAATCCGGCCGGCCATATCGCTGCATATCGCGTCAAGTCAGCCGGCCGACTTCAATCCGAGTAACGTTCGGCATCGGAAAATCGCTGCGGCCGGCGCCGTAGCCGCTTAATTCAACATGCAGATCCGGACGAAATCCGGGCCGCTCGACGAGCGTCGAAAGAATCGCTGCACCGGTTGTCGTGACCATCTGTTTGCCGCTGGTCAAGCTGAGGTCGTTTGGAAACGCCGAGCAGAAGCAACGCTCGATGCCAAAGAGATCGAGTGCAATGCACGTCGCCGCGATATCGATGATCGCGTCAATTTGACCGATGGGATGAAAGTGCAACTGCCCCTCGGCGCGCGCTAAGCGCTCCGCAATAGTCGTTGCCAGGTCCACTTGCGGTTTCGATAGCCGCGAGCACTTGAAGATGTCGATGACTTCGGAGAGCGTGCGACGTCCGGGCGGATGCCGATGCGCTTCCGTATGTTCGAAGTGATCGTCCTCACCCGGAATGACGACATCGATGTACGTTGCCGCGACTCCGCGGCGTTGCGTGCGCTCGCGCACAATTGACCACCCGTCGACTGGAATCGTCTCGAGCATCTTGACGATTTCATCAAGATTCGCGCCTGCATCGACAAACGCGCCTAAAAGCATGTTGCCGCTGGCGCCGCCGATCAAGTCAAAAAACGCTGCGCGCACCTGAGAAATCCCTGGGTGCAAATCTCATCCTGCTCTTAGACCATTTGAGGCCATTCTGGGAGCCCGAACAGTTAATAGAGACAGGTAAGCAATGATGAAAATACTTGAACGTCCTCATACCAACGGCCACACGAAAGTTAGTTTTTCGCCAATTCCGCCTAAACGGCGTTGGCACCGCTCTTATACGATACTCCTTGCGGCGTTCGCGATCATCGCGCTAATCGCCGGGTCGTGGGCTGTTTTCCGCCCTCGCGCTGCCACCGCCGTCCTCACACAGCCGGCAACACAGGGAACGCTGACGCAGAGCGTTACGGCAACGGGTACCGTTAATCCACAAGACACGGTAAACGTCGGTACACAAGTCTCGGGAACTATCTCCCAACTCTTCGTCGACTACAACTCGAAGGTGAAGAAGGGCCAGGTTCTCGCGAAAATCGATCCGACGAGCCTACTAGCAGCTCTTCAGTCGGCACGTGCCTCGCTCTCGCAATCGCAAGCCCAGGCTACCGCAGGCGCGGATAATGCCAACGGCTCTCAGTCATCGGTTGCGGCTGCGCAAGCCAACGTCGCTGCCGATCAGCAAGCCATCGCCTCCGCGAAAGCTCAGATCGCAAAGGCGCAGAGCGCAAGCGCGCTCGCACAGCAAACCGTCTCACGCGACAAGCAGCTTCTCGGTCAGGGATTCATCTCCCAAAGCCAATACGATACGGATAGCTCGAACGCAGTCGCCGCGCAGTCAGCGTTGCAAGCCGCACAAATAGCGGTAACGCAGGCCCAAGCGCAAGAGACTGCTCAAGTAGCCACGACGGCTG of the Candidatus Baltobacteraceae bacterium genome contains:
- the hslO gene encoding Hsp33 family molecular chaperone HslO, producing MRDRLVTASAADGTVALVAGITTQLVAETRKRHDTSPTASVAIGRLVTAAALVGANLKGRERLSLQVSGSGTIGGIVAEVMMLPDHTVGARAYAHHPKADVPPTSDGRFNVAELVGRGKLLVTKSYEVGQPYTGIVNLITGEIASDVAAYFAYSEQVPSVVAVGVHLDQSGVRAAGGVIAHVLPGADDETIGRLEYNANAMDAITSQILAGAEPEAMIERIAAGMPTKRQREYDVIFACRCTREKVETALLGLGHDELVKIAQEQPTTEATCEFCKRVWKLSANEVSDLAERIR
- a CDS encoding HU family DNA-binding protein encodes the protein MTKADLIDSLSGEFEVSKRKVGDMIDKLLEEITSALKAGDKVQLIPFGSFVIRERRRREGRNPKTGEAIVIPARRVPAFQPGKSLREAVGGVRRKAVASNGKAAAK
- a CDS encoding MoxR family ATPase; protein product: MTPEQIREGFLKRRYIAGDEFTTAFQLMLALEKPLLIEGPAGVGKTESAKVLADVLGTKLIRLQCYEGLDAASTLYEWNYPKQLLRIRLTENEDVSADAREAQIFGEEFMLRRPLLEAILQDRAPVLLIDEIDRSDEAFEAFLLEVLGEFQVTIPELGTVRAKERPAVIITSNRMRELSDALRRRCLYLWLDYPDFEREIQILTTRIPDIDARLAKQIATFMRFLRDQPLQKVPGVAEALDWGMALVKLHRSALDEATLELTRGCVIKVQEDWEFLRSHRDRYLSALGA
- a CDS encoding VWA domain-containing protein — translated: MEPDSGTLSGRVTVFCRYLRERGFRIGIGETQDALRAIETTGVEDRARFRAGLRAVICGKRGELLIFDQVFEAFFGDRELLEREYLRPSPEVEALPIHEDCDQDRNPNWEALVAKYSAAAGRSEPPAIAREQSGDLQRSVDALVRTVALGHSRRWRPQARGERFDLRGTLRASLHSGGDPVRVRHLGHPRRNPRFMLVIDGSRSMTEHAERILQFAHALVRRSRRARVFVFSTELREITHELRRSKLPDLGEAWGGGTRIGATLRQFVRRFGASLNDDTVTFVCSDGLDFGSPDVLAEAAAELHRRSAAFIWVNPDAGVPGYVPATLGMRAVLPFTNALVSTTELPKLATIVRRAL
- a CDS encoding ribonuclease HI family protein produces the protein MKATLYADGGSRGNPGPAAYGAVLFDQGGETLCEVSEFIGISTNNVAEWSGLIAGLEAALELGVDEIEVRLDSELVVRQLSGAYRVKQPHLIPLHAKAKTLLRRFPYAHVAHVRREFNKEADKLVNQVLDAHKGK
- a CDS encoding polysaccharide deacetylase family protein, translating into MAAAVLGGAAYAAYQAVQHPRSRFFGDTFTGLAPGRRIVALTFDDGPNGEDTRAILDVLGEEDVHATFFLVGKAAAEQPKTLQRMVRERHALGNHTWDHAHLNLRSRAGIAHQLQRTDDAIYAATGTRTWLARPPFGARSFLVLDELQRLGYTCVLWSTPLAREWEFPGAAAIARRILQRSGDGSIIALHDGNRGRRADRQDVVQAVRMIVRGLRQRGLTFVTIPHMLALEALQ
- a CDS encoding GNAT family N-acetyltransferase; amino-acid sequence: MRRLLTARLDLIPVDDENARNLWRVLQQPNLREFQDIPRISVEEFERQVRTRPTRFGPGAIGRFEWLIRERQSGADAGWVSVRINDRTRDHAELGYSLLTTARRKGYAREALRALVDEIFAVTELAELHACTVPENLSSRRVLEGLGFTETRLLHGGALVRNRRVDIILYIFTRAQQLEELKSRQRVVG
- the larC gene encoding nickel insertion protein, which encodes MRAAFFDLIGGASGNMLLGAFVDAGANLDEIVKMLETIPVDGWSIVRERTQRRGVAATYIDVVIPGEDDHFEHTEAHRHPPGRRTLSEVIDIFKCSRLSKPQVDLATTIAERLARAEGQLHFHPIGQIDAIIDIAATCIALDLFGIERCFCSAFPNDLSLTSGKQMVTTTGAAILSTLVERPGFRPDLHVELSGYGAGRSDFPMPNVTRIEVGRLT